One window from the genome of Salisaeta longa DSM 21114 encodes:
- the moaC gene encoding cyclic pyranopterin monophosphate synthase MoaC: MSGSSTLAASTQHLSSESSGGEGIRTAVAQGRVLLSTEAFEQLREGTIQKGDVLTVANIAGIMGAKQTSTLLPLCHDAQINGIDIDFSLDAEAEAVVIRAYAKSLGITGVGMEALTAVSVAALTVFDMCKSIDKNIQITDIRLLAKTGGQSGSWKRAVDA; the protein is encoded by the coding sequence ATGAGTGGCTCCTCGACGCTTGCCGCGTCAACCCAGCACCTTTCATCCGAATCGTCCGGCGGCGAAGGCATCCGCACGGCGGTTGCGCAAGGACGCGTGCTGCTGTCCACCGAAGCGTTTGAGCAGCTCCGCGAGGGCACGATTCAGAAAGGCGATGTGCTTACCGTGGCCAATATCGCCGGCATCATGGGCGCCAAACAAACCAGCACGCTCCTCCCCCTCTGCCATGACGCCCAAATCAACGGCATCGACATCGACTTCTCGCTCGATGCCGAGGCCGAAGCGGTTGTCATTCGTGCGTACGCCAAGTCGCTGGGCATCACCGGCGTGGGTATGGAAGCTTTAACCGCCGTTTCGGTGGCCGCACTCACCGTCTTCGACATGTGCAAGTCGATCGACAAAAACATCCAGATCACCGACATCCGCTTGTTGGCCAAAACGGGCGGCCAAAGCGGTAGCTGGAAGCGCGCCGTCGACGCGTGA
- a CDS encoding acyl-CoA dehydrogenase family protein — translation MPDATPAAPLNGTASAASSTWDPAAYEGLDYYALDDLLPADARAIRDRVRGFVTDAVLPIIEDYAESKTFPEHLIPQFAKHGLLGPHLPAAYGGGGHSNLVYGLMMQEIERADSGLRSFCSVTGSLVMYPIWRYGSDAQKDRWLPALAAGEAIGCFGLTEPHHGSNPAGMETRAVRDGDDWILTGHKRWSTNASIADVAVIWAKDEAGTVHGFLVETDRDGVSTPTIDDTWSLRAAVTSEVILDEVRIPDAHRLPNVEGLRGPLSCLTQARYGICWGATGAAMACYDVARQHATKRKQFGRPIGGFQLIQERLTDMVQEITKAQLLNWRLSTLKDDGTMRPQQVSLAKRNNCQMALDVARSARQILGGNGVTGMYPVMRHMANLESVITYEGTHEVHTLVVGQDVTGENAFT, via the coding sequence ATGCCTGACGCCACCCCTGCCGCGCCCCTCAACGGAACCGCTTCCGCCGCTTCGTCCACCTGGGACCCCGCGGCCTACGAAGGACTCGACTACTACGCCCTCGACGACCTGCTCCCCGCCGACGCCCGCGCCATCCGCGACCGCGTGCGCGGTTTCGTGACGGATGCCGTCCTTCCCATCATTGAGGATTACGCGGAGTCGAAGACGTTTCCCGAGCACCTCATTCCGCAATTTGCCAAGCACGGTCTGCTGGGGCCGCACCTGCCCGCGGCCTACGGCGGCGGAGGCCACAGCAACCTCGTGTATGGCCTTATGATGCAAGAAATTGAACGGGCCGACTCGGGGCTGCGCTCGTTTTGCTCGGTCACCGGCTCGCTCGTCATGTATCCGATCTGGCGGTACGGCAGCGACGCGCAGAAGGACCGCTGGCTGCCGGCCCTAGCCGCCGGTGAGGCTATCGGCTGCTTTGGACTCACCGAGCCCCATCACGGCTCAAACCCGGCGGGGATGGAGACGCGCGCCGTGCGCGACGGCGACGACTGGATACTAACGGGCCACAAGCGCTGGTCAACCAATGCCTCCATCGCCGATGTGGCAGTCATTTGGGCAAAGGACGAGGCGGGCACCGTGCACGGGTTTCTTGTGGAAACCGATCGCGACGGCGTCTCCACACCGACCATCGACGATACGTGGTCATTGCGGGCCGCGGTGACGAGCGAGGTGATCCTCGACGAGGTGCGCATTCCTGATGCGCATCGCCTGCCCAACGTGGAAGGACTTCGCGGCCCGCTCTCGTGCCTGACGCAGGCCCGGTACGGCATTTGTTGGGGCGCTACGGGGGCCGCAATGGCTTGTTACGACGTCGCCCGCCAGCATGCCACCAAGCGCAAGCAGTTTGGACGCCCCATTGGCGGCTTCCAGCTGATTCAAGAACGCCTCACCGACATGGTGCAAGAAATCACCAAAGCCCAGCTGCTCAACTGGCGCCTAAGCACCCTGAAGGACGACGGCACCATGCGCCCGCAACAGGTGTCGCTGGCGAAGCGCAACAACTGCCAGATGGCGCTGGACGTCGCCCGCTCGGCGCGCCAAATTCTGGGCGGCAACGGCGTTACCGGCATGTATCCGGTGATGCGCCACATGGCCAACCTTGAGTCGGTTATCACGTATGAAGGCACGCACGAGGTGCACACGTTGGTGGTTGGCCAAGACGTAACAGGCGAAAATGCCTTCACGTAA
- the mrdA gene encoding penicillin-binding protein 2, which translates to MDEPRGRVRLYAGAVLVVLCLLLGRLVQLQLVSGDTYWGTAQSIAVHERSVPSARGAIYGRNGTLLVDNQPAYTITLTPRYFDRSKLPLLADLLRVPDSTVARKLAEARAWSPFRASRSFKNLPFKTFSRVQEHLYRLPGVSYVIDQRRRYRTEANFTHTLGYVREIGDRALRRLRDDGYRLGDRMGITGLEESYEEQLRGRDGTEYVFVNVRGMPVQPYRNGAMDQAPTSGFNLHLTLDPQVQALAESLFVGKRGAAVALDPDNGEIISFVSHPDFSLERFSQTIDPAVWDSIRTAPSDPLYNRASMSGFPPGSTWKPFMSLVALQEGILSPGETLNCPPAWRIGRRYFHNHGTKDYGRITIPKALEVSCNTFFYQVMLKMDVNTWHDWALKFGFGQRAPLDIDDQLPGLIPDSSYFNRTYGRWTRGYTVNLGIGQGDMSVTPLQLARYAAALANKGTLVPPHFVRKMVHPETGRVIRPDHPPEKSIPIKTDYFDIVREGMHRVMLNGTGQWVQIPGIPSAGKTGTAQNPHGKDHSLFIMFAPFDDPEIAIAVAVENAGYGSTAAAPIASLMAEQYLTGTIADTWQRRYWIKRLMNEVRSAPLTPPDSVQPPPAPEEAPASSVTAAATVQTD; encoded by the coding sequence ATGGATGAACCGCGCGGGCGTGTCCGGTTGTATGCCGGAGCTGTCCTGGTCGTGCTTTGCCTTCTCTTGGGCCGCCTGGTGCAGTTGCAGCTGGTGAGCGGCGACACGTACTGGGGCACGGCCCAGAGCATTGCCGTACACGAGCGGTCGGTGCCCTCGGCGCGAGGTGCCATCTACGGCCGTAACGGCACGCTGCTCGTTGACAACCAGCCGGCGTACACCATCACCCTCACGCCGCGCTACTTCGACCGCTCGAAGCTGCCCCTGTTGGCGGACCTGCTGCGCGTGCCCGACAGCACCGTTGCCCGCAAGCTCGCCGAAGCGCGCGCCTGGAGTCCCTTTCGTGCCAGCCGTTCGTTCAAAAACCTGCCGTTTAAGACCTTCAGCCGCGTCCAAGAACATCTGTACCGGCTCCCCGGCGTTTCCTACGTCATCGATCAGCGGCGGCGCTACCGCACCGAAGCAAACTTCACCCATACCCTGGGCTACGTCCGCGAGATCGGCGACCGCGCCCTGCGGCGCCTGCGCGATGACGGCTATCGCCTGGGCGACCGCATGGGGATTACGGGCCTGGAAGAATCCTACGAGGAACAACTGCGCGGGCGCGACGGCACCGAGTACGTGTTTGTGAACGTCCGCGGCATGCCGGTGCAACCGTACCGCAACGGCGCGATGGACCAGGCCCCCACCAGCGGCTTCAACCTGCACCTTACCCTCGACCCGCAGGTGCAAGCCCTGGCCGAATCGCTGTTTGTGGGCAAGCGCGGCGCTGCCGTGGCGCTTGACCCGGACAACGGGGAAATTATCTCGTTCGTCAGCCACCCAGACTTTTCGCTTGAGCGCTTTTCGCAGACCATCGATCCGGCCGTGTGGGACAGCATCCGCACCGCGCCGTCCGATCCGCTTTACAACCGCGCATCGATGAGTGGCTTTCCGCCGGGTTCTACCTGGAAACCGTTCATGTCGCTTGTGGCCCTGCAGGAGGGCATCCTTTCGCCCGGCGAAACCCTCAATTGCCCCCCCGCATGGCGCATTGGCCGGCGGTATTTCCATAACCACGGCACCAAGGATTACGGGCGCATCACCATCCCCAAAGCCCTGGAGGTGTCCTGCAACACCTTCTTCTACCAGGTGATGCTCAAGATGGACGTCAACACGTGGCACGACTGGGCCCTCAAGTTTGGGTTTGGACAGCGCGCGCCCCTCGACATCGACGATCAGTTGCCGGGCCTCATCCCCGATTCCTCGTACTTCAACCGAACCTACGGCCGCTGGACCCGGGGCTACACCGTAAACCTGGGCATCGGCCAGGGCGACATGAGCGTTACGCCGCTGCAACTGGCGCGCTACGCGGCGGCCTTGGCCAACAAAGGCACGCTGGTGCCCCCCCATTTTGTGCGGAAGATGGTGCACCCTGAAACCGGCCGCGTGATACGCCCCGATCACCCGCCCGAAAAATCCATTCCCATAAAAACGGACTACTTTGACATTGTGCGCGAGGGCATGCACCGGGTGATGCTGAACGGCACCGGCCAGTGGGTGCAAATTCCAGGCATCCCCAGCGCGGGCAAGACGGGAACGGCGCAGAACCCGCACGGCAAAGATCACTCGCTGTTCATCATGTTTGCCCCGTTCGACGATCCCGAGATTGCCATCGCCGTGGCGGTCGAGAACGCGGGCTACGGCTCTACAGCCGCTGCGCCCATTGCCAGCCTCATGGCCGAGCAATACCTGACCGGCACCATCGCCGACACCTGGCAGCGCCGCTACTGGATCAAGCGCTTGATGAACGAGGTACGCAGCGCGCCGCTCACGCCCCCCGACTCGGTGCAGCCCCCTCCTGCGCCGGAGGAGGCCCCCGCGTCGTCCGTCACGGCGGCCGCTACTGTTCAAACCGACTGA
- the rodA gene encoding rod shape-determining protein RodA, translating to MARAYTQRLDLFALAAWVGLVATGLIAIYSTTHGPAAAFAPEGTGNNFQRQLMWAGLCIVGLAIALTIPVRYYRHLAFPAYVVSILLLIASLVIGVEVNGAKSWIALGPVRLQVAEIAKVGTVLAVAQLLSERRINKARKVNAALQAVGLLLLPAVLILMQNDTGTALVFLGLVPVVLFWSGMPLYIIALILSPAVTGYIALLSPPVALGFGLVFTGGLYWYTRQRYVTALAALLTGGVAASLSVLMTYVFQPHQVARLVSFTNPEAEQWRQGVGFHLVQSKAAIGSGGLWGKGFMQGTQTQGAYVPEQSTDFIFSVIAEEFGFVGSVVLLALFAALLLRLIHLGSKVKHPFGSMVAAGTVGVYLIHIFVNIGMATGLLPVIGIPLPFVSYGGSALVANTAMLAIVLNTHMRRDDLSIYGY from the coding sequence ATGGCCCGCGCTTATACCCAACGCCTGGATCTGTTTGCGCTTGCGGCCTGGGTGGGCCTGGTGGCCACCGGACTCATCGCCATCTACAGCACCACGCATGGCCCCGCGGCGGCGTTTGCGCCCGAGGGAACCGGCAACAACTTCCAACGACAGCTGATGTGGGCCGGGCTGTGCATCGTGGGGCTCGCCATTGCCCTCACCATTCCGGTGCGGTACTACCGGCACCTGGCGTTTCCGGCGTACGTCGTGTCGATCCTTCTGCTTATCGCCTCACTCGTCATTGGCGTAGAGGTGAACGGTGCAAAGTCCTGGATTGCCCTGGGACCGGTGCGGCTGCAAGTCGCCGAGATTGCCAAAGTGGGCACCGTGCTGGCCGTCGCCCAGTTGCTCTCTGAGCGCCGCATCAACAAGGCACGGAAGGTAAACGCCGCCCTGCAAGCGGTGGGGCTGCTTCTGCTTCCGGCCGTGCTCATCCTCATGCAAAACGATACCGGCACGGCCCTCGTCTTTTTGGGGCTGGTGCCCGTCGTGCTGTTCTGGAGCGGCATGCCGCTGTACATCATCGCGCTCATTTTGTCGCCCGCCGTGACGGGGTACATCGCCCTGCTATCGCCGCCGGTCGCCCTCGGGTTCGGGTTGGTGTTTACCGGAGGGCTGTACTGGTACACCCGTCAGCGCTACGTAACGGCCCTGGCGGCGCTCCTTACGGGCGGCGTAGCTGCGAGCCTTTCCGTGTTGATGACGTACGTCTTCCAGCCGCACCAGGTGGCCCGGCTGGTGTCGTTCACGAACCCCGAGGCCGAGCAATGGCGCCAGGGCGTAGGCTTTCACCTCGTGCAATCCAAAGCGGCCATCGGGTCGGGCGGCCTCTGGGGGAAGGGCTTCATGCAGGGCACCCAAACCCAAGGCGCCTACGTGCCCGAACAGTCAACGGACTTCATATTTAGCGTGATTGCCGAAGAGTTTGGGTTTGTGGGCAGCGTGGTGCTGCTTGCGCTGTTTGCTGCGCTGCTGCTTCGCCTGATCCATCTCGGCAGCAAGGTCAAGCACCCGTTTGGGTCGATGGTGGCCGCCGGCACGGTGGGCGTGTACCTCATTCACATCTTCGTGAATATTGGAATGGCCACAGGCCTGCTGCCGGTTATTGGCATTCCGCTCCCGTTCGTGTCGTACGGCGGCAGCGCCCTGGTAGCCAACACCGCCATGCTGGCCATCGTCCTGAACACCCACATGCGGCGCGACGACCTCTCCATCTACGGCTATTGA
- a CDS encoding MFS transporter has protein sequence MASIATSPTHLLGMDRRVLALAFARMADALGNSFLIIVLPLYIASGTVTGVVFGLSESLVTGVVLALFGFASSAAQPFAGRFSDRVGRRKLFVLAGLFVFSVANVAFVWATTYVFLFGLRIVQGLAAAFTITASLALVNEVSTGGDRGGNMGVYNAFRLVGFGSGPLLASLLIEGGPYAVAAWQVSGFEAAFYVAGASALVSAGLVGLLVRDPDDIEPPDRSVPLRVRDPSGRTWLDSIFVLGIGTLVLSLCFSMLATLEPQLNARLSQGPTLFSIEFAALVLSLALFQPLIGNASDTWGRKVFIVIGLVSLVPTTLAQGLVTTPAAMIAARALQGIAGAMVFAPSLALAGDLARKGQSGAELSVLTVSFGLGIGFGQIVAGYMVRFGFVVPFAVGAALAVGAVVLVVTQVREPAQ, from the coding sequence ATGGCTTCTATAGCGACTTCGCCGACGCATTTGTTGGGCATGGATCGGCGTGTGCTGGCGCTGGCGTTTGCGCGCATGGCCGACGCGCTGGGCAATTCGTTTCTCATTATTGTCTTGCCCCTGTACATCGCAAGTGGCACGGTGACCGGTGTGGTATTTGGGCTGTCGGAGTCGTTGGTGACGGGCGTGGTGCTTGCCTTGTTTGGCTTTGCGAGCAGTGCGGCTCAGCCGTTTGCGGGGCGCTTTTCGGATCGCGTGGGCCGGCGGAAGCTGTTTGTGCTGGCCGGATTGTTCGTGTTTAGCGTGGCCAATGTGGCCTTCGTGTGGGCCACCACCTACGTCTTTCTTTTTGGGCTGCGCATTGTGCAGGGGCTGGCGGCGGCGTTCACCATTACGGCCAGCCTGGCGCTCGTCAACGAGGTGAGCACAGGCGGCGACCGTGGCGGCAACATGGGCGTGTACAATGCCTTTCGCCTCGTCGGCTTTGGGTCGGGGCCGTTGCTCGCAAGCCTTCTCATTGAGGGCGGTCCGTATGCGGTGGCCGCGTGGCAGGTGTCGGGCTTCGAGGCAGCGTTTTATGTGGCGGGGGCTTCGGCCCTGGTGAGCGCCGGGTTGGTGGGCCTGCTGGTGCGCGACCCGGACGACATCGAGCCGCCCGATCGGTCCGTGCCGCTGCGCGTGCGTGACCCGTCCGGCCGCACATGGCTCGACTCGATCTTTGTGCTGGGCATCGGAACGCTCGTCCTGTCGCTCTGCTTTTCGATGCTTGCCACGCTAGAGCCGCAGCTCAACGCCCGCCTGTCGCAAGGCCCTACGCTGTTCTCCATCGAGTTTGCAGCCCTGGTGCTGTCGCTTGCTCTTTTTCAGCCATTGATTGGCAACGCCAGCGACACGTGGGGACGCAAGGTGTTCATCGTAATTGGGCTGGTGAGCCTTGTGCCCACTACGCTGGCGCAGGGGCTGGTGACGACGCCGGCCGCGATGATTGCCGCGCGGGCGCTGCAGGGCATTGCCGGGGCGATGGTGTTTGCGCCGTCGCTTGCGCTGGCGGGCGACCTGGCGCGCAAGGGGCAGTCGGGGGCCGAGCTCTCGGTGCTCACGGTGTCGTTTGGCCTGGGCATCGGCTTCGGACAGATCGTGGCGGGCTACATGGTGCGCTTTGGCTTTGTGGTGCCGTTTGCCGTGGGCGCCGCGTTGGCTGTGGGCGCCGTGGTGCTCGTGGTTACGCAGGTACGCGAGCCTGCTCAATAG
- a CDS encoding 2,3,4,5-tetrahydropyridine-2,6-dicarboxylate N-succinyltransferase — protein sequence MAIDVQDLKDRITALVADDAPDGGAAGNAVADLLRALNNGTVRAAQRTADGTWRANAWVKEGILLGFRIGRIVDYSTDHFPFFDKNTYPLKPLQLGDGVRVVPGGSSVRTGAHLASGVVCMPPMYVNVGAYVGADTMIDSHALVGSCAQIGARVHLSAAAQVGGVLEPVNATPVIVEDDVFVGGGCGLYEGCVVREGAVLAAGVRLTASTRLYDTVNETVIAGTAQEPLEVPAGAVVVPGTRPMTSDFGREHGLSLYAPIIVKYRDASTDAATVLEEALR from the coding sequence ATGGCTATCGACGTTCAGGATCTGAAAGACCGCATCACCGCGCTTGTGGCCGACGACGCGCCCGACGGCGGCGCAGCAGGCAACGCCGTCGCCGACCTCCTGCGCGCGCTGAACAACGGCACGGTGCGCGCGGCCCAGCGCACCGCCGATGGCACCTGGCGCGCCAACGCCTGGGTGAAGGAGGGCATTTTGCTCGGCTTTCGCATCGGCCGCATCGTCGACTATTCCACCGACCACTTCCCCTTCTTCGATAAGAACACCTACCCGCTGAAGCCACTCCAGCTGGGCGACGGCGTGCGCGTGGTCCCCGGCGGCTCGTCGGTGCGTACCGGGGCGCACCTCGCCTCGGGCGTGGTGTGCATGCCGCCAATGTACGTCAACGTGGGGGCCTATGTGGGCGCCGACACGATGATCGACTCGCACGCGCTCGTCGGCAGTTGCGCCCAAATCGGCGCCCGCGTGCACCTCTCGGCAGCGGCGCAGGTGGGCGGCGTGCTGGAGCCGGTGAACGCCACGCCCGTGATTGTAGAGGACGACGTGTTTGTGGGCGGCGGCTGCGGCCTCTACGAAGGCTGCGTGGTGCGCGAAGGCGCCGTACTGGCGGCAGGCGTTCGCCTTACGGCATCGACGCGTCTCTACGACACGGTCAACGAAACCGTCATCGCAGGCACCGCCCAGGAGCCGCTGGAAGTGCCTGCAGGCGCTGTGGTTGTGCCCGGCACCCGCCCCATGACCTCCGACTTTGGACGCGAGCACGGGCTGTCGCTGTACGCGCCCATCATCGTGAAGTACCGCGATGCGAGCACCGACGCGGCCACCGTGCTCGAAGAGGCGCTGCGCTAG
- a CDS encoding MBL fold metallo-hydrolase yields the protein MRWMAGKAVDGTYHRPPAVVRPTSEALAPPPERLRITWLGHATALIQWPHLTLLTDPVFSTRASPTAWAGPERIPALPLDPRGLPPIDGVVLSHDHYDHMDRASLRLLAARDNPLFIAPLGAHNHLIGWGCTRVVPFDWWQFAEVPAWGMTVRCAPAVHFSGRTLTDRNETLWASWWLEPTDATQATVYFGGDSAYSPHFQAIHAHWGTPDAALLPIGAYAPRWMMQAVHVSPEEAVQAMTDLGAPPTVPIHWGTFALSDEPLHEPPERAREAAQAAGIADRLHVLDLGGSFALPT from the coding sequence ATGCGCTGGATGGCCGGGAAGGCCGTCGACGGCACCTACCACCGGCCGCCTGCGGTGGTGCGCCCCACGTCCGAAGCGCTTGCCCCACCGCCCGAGCGGCTGCGCATCACGTGGCTTGGCCATGCCACCGCGCTGATTCAGTGGCCGCACCTTACGCTGCTTACCGACCCGGTGTTTAGCACGCGCGCAAGCCCCACCGCGTGGGCCGGCCCCGAGCGCATTCCGGCGCTGCCGCTCGACCCGCGCGGGCTGCCGCCCATCGACGGGGTTGTCCTTTCGCACGACCACTACGATCACATGGATCGCGCCTCGCTCCGGCTCTTAGCCGCGCGCGACAACCCGCTGTTCATTGCGCCCCTCGGCGCGCACAACCACCTGATCGGGTGGGGATGCACCCGCGTGGTGCCCTTCGACTGGTGGCAGTTTGCCGAGGTGCCCGCGTGGGGCATGACCGTACGCTGCGCGCCGGCGGTGCACTTCTCGGGGCGCACGCTCACCGACCGCAACGAAACGCTGTGGGCCAGCTGGTGGCTGGAGCCCACCGACGCGACGCAGGCGACCGTCTACTTTGGGGGCGACAGTGCTTACAGCCCGCACTTTCAGGCCATCCACGCGCACTGGGGCACGCCCGATGCTGCGCTGTTGCCCATTGGCGCCTACGCGCCGCGGTGGATGATGCAGGCCGTACACGTCAGTCCAGAAGAGGCGGTGCAGGCCATGACCGATTTGGGCGCACCGCCAACCGTCCCGATCCACTGGGGCACGTTTGCGCTGTCCGATGAACCGCTGCACGAGCCACCGGAGCGGGCGCGCGAGGCTGCGCAGGCGGCCGGCATCGCCGATCGCCTGCACGTGCTCGATCTCGGCGGGTCGTTTGCCCTGCCCACGTAG
- a CDS encoding MBL fold metallo-hydrolase, which yields MLSPHFFFRLFMEFIALGDTDDVAASCHFVRIHNTGLVLDAGVDPRRDGRASLPNFDIIHSHRDRYVNHALITHAHHDHLGGLPVLVQEFPNVVAHMTEATHLLAEMLLPASARLQRRQREEGTTDADPLFTEDEAELYQQLYLTHQLQQTFDVTGHSPTPVKARFYDAGHILGSVGVALQFEEEGQTRDVFYTSDTNVKPQSIIAGASYPNSTDVLILESTLGSDPEAEQTTRGLETKRFTELLQRTLKRGGTALIPVFVMGRAQEMIAVLGQLKRQGKIPDDVPIYTAGSMRGVADIYDRTRNNTPRLDSDFRVFGVSQERLPYSDSGLREALKEPSIMVVSSGMMFEPTLSNRLGRRLIEDEKNAVLLVGYSKEDTPARRLLDAAAEGPGTEVVLSEARGPQPVRCAVERFRFSGHSNRRELLDIVATLSPDTVVLVHGEPAARAWMQEQIEERHPTVTVHKPDGGEVLTL from the coding sequence TTGCTCTCTCCCCACTTTTTCTTCCGGCTTTTTATGGAGTTTATCGCACTGGGCGATACCGACGACGTGGCGGCCAGCTGCCATTTCGTGCGCATCCACAACACGGGCCTCGTGCTCGATGCGGGCGTCGACCCGCGACGCGACGGCCGCGCTTCCCTTCCCAACTTCGACATCATCCACAGCCACCGCGACCGCTACGTCAACCATGCGCTGATAACGCATGCCCACCACGACCACCTGGGCGGATTGCCGGTGCTGGTGCAGGAGTTTCCGAACGTGGTAGCCCACATGACGGAGGCCACGCACCTCCTGGCCGAGATGCTGCTTCCGGCCTCGGCGCGGCTGCAGCGGCGACAGCGCGAGGAGGGCACCACCGATGCCGATCCGCTCTTTACCGAGGACGAGGCCGAGCTCTACCAGCAGCTGTACCTCACGCACCAGCTGCAGCAAACCTTCGACGTAACCGGCCACAGCCCCACCCCCGTGAAGGCCCGGTTCTACGATGCCGGGCACATCCTGGGCTCGGTGGGCGTGGCGCTGCAGTTTGAAGAGGAGGGCCAAACGCGCGACGTCTTTTACACCAGCGACACGAACGTCAAGCCGCAGTCGATCATTGCAGGGGCGTCGTACCCCAACAGCACCGACGTGCTCATCCTGGAGTCGACGCTGGGCAGCGACCCGGAAGCGGAGCAGACCACCCGCGGGCTGGAGACGAAGCGGTTTACCGAGCTGCTGCAGCGCACCCTAAAGCGCGGCGGCACGGCGCTCATCCCCGTGTTTGTGATGGGCCGCGCGCAGGAAATGATTGCGGTGCTTGGCCAGCTGAAGCGGCAGGGCAAAATCCCGGACGACGTGCCCATCTACACGGCCGGCTCCATGCGCGGCGTGGCCGACATCTACGACCGCACCCGAAACAACACGCCCCGCCTCGATTCCGACTTTCGCGTGTTTGGCGTTTCGCAAGAGCGTCTGCCCTACAGCGATAGCGGGCTCCGCGAGGCGCTTAAGGAACCCAGCATCATGGTGGTAAGCAGCGGGATGATGTTTGAGCCCACCCTCTCCAACCGCCTGGGCCGCCGCCTCATTGAGGACGAAAAGAACGCCGTTCTGCTCGTGGGGTACTCCAAGGAGGACACCCCGGCGCGCCGCCTGCTCGATGCCGCCGCCGAGGGTCCCGGCACTGAAGTGGTGCTCTCGGAGGCGCGCGGGCCCCAGCCCGTTCGCTGCGCCGTCGAGCGCTTTCGCTTTTCGGGCCATAGCAACCGGCGGGAGCTGCTCGACATCGTTGCGACGCTCTCCCCCGACACCGTGGTGCTGGTGCATGGCGAACCCGCCGCCCGCGCATGGATGCAGGAGCAGATTGAGGAGCGCCACCCCACCGTCACGGTGCACAAGCCCGACGGCGGCGAGGTCTTGACGCTGTAA
- a CDS encoding type IX secretion system plug protein, translating into MIVRRVAWLLVIGGLVGGSLAGCVAPQSTSGGGAAGASSAAAPSSQPAPARTSPAVRTVQLYRGTDERALPHLTLGSDQSLTLAFDLMEARGRPLSVQFIHTDRQGRPDLSPVQYMDGFTRDNILSYDAALGTRVPYVHYTYRFPNDDIQFRVSGRYLVRVTAQGEPDRVLLERPFYVSDGTALLQLSMDEVVMTGQSSNAMRPVVQLTPPGDIRGDAFGFTVCVVRQGNAPMRRCMERPRLSLQDGLRFVLDRAEAFPPAPPQYRLDLGRLQIGASIERIDRTVTPFQVQLEPDIADFSGSLPAPLLGGQIVVGGVVDALATPARRAEYVRTTFRFVPPNRQPLRRSVYLQGSFTEGRPPTDFRLAWDAKQARYEGNVLLKQGLYAYAYRSDDRALMARTLSGRALYTAYAYYRDPRLGTDRLLALQTIAY; encoded by the coding sequence ATGATTGTTCGTCGCGTCGCCTGGCTGCTCGTCATCGGTGGGCTCGTTGGGGGCAGCCTGGCTGGGTGCGTGGCGCCGCAGTCTACGTCGGGCGGGGGCGCAGCCGGAGCGTCAAGCGCCGCGGCCCCCTCCTCGCAGCCCGCGCCGGCCCGCACCAGTCCGGCCGTGCGCACCGTGCAGCTGTACCGCGGCACCGATGAGCGCGCCCTGCCCCACCTTACGCTGGGCAGCGATCAGTCGCTCACGCTCGCGTTTGATCTGATGGAGGCGCGCGGACGGCCGCTATCGGTCCAGTTCATTCACACCGATCGCCAGGGCCGTCCCGACCTGTCGCCCGTGCAGTACATGGACGGCTTCACGCGCGACAACATCCTCTCGTACGACGCGGCCCTCGGCACGCGCGTGCCGTACGTGCACTACACGTACCGCTTCCCAAACGACGACATCCAGTTTCGGGTGAGCGGCCGGTACCTCGTGCGCGTCACCGCGCAGGGGGAACCGGACCGGGTCTTGCTGGAGCGCCCCTTCTATGTGTCCGACGGTACCGCCCTGCTTCAGCTGTCGATGGACGAGGTGGTGATGACCGGACAATCCTCGAACGCCATGCGGCCGGTGGTGCAGCTCACCCCGCCCGGCGACATACGTGGCGATGCGTTTGGGTTTACCGTGTGCGTGGTGCGCCAGGGGAACGCGCCGATGCGCCGTTGCATGGAGCGCCCGCGCCTGTCGCTACAAGACGGGCTGCGGTTTGTGCTGGACCGTGCCGAAGCCTTTCCGCCCGCCCCGCCGCAGTATCGGTTGGATCTTGGCCGGCTGCAAATAGGAGCGTCCATCGAGCGCATCGACCGCACCGTAACGCCGTTTCAGGTGCAGCTGGAGCCCGACATTGCCGACTTCTCGGGCAGCCTGCCTGCGCCGCTGCTGGGCGGACAAATTGTGGTGGGCGGCGTGGTGGATGCCTTGGCAACGCCTGCGCGGAGGGCCGAGTACGTTCGGACCACGTTCCGCTTTGTGCCCCCCAACCGGCAGCCGCTCCGCCGCTCGGTGTATCTGCAGGGGAGCTTTACGGAAGGCCGGCCCCCCACCGATTTTCGGCTGGCCTGGGACGCCAAGCAGGCGCGCTACGAGGGCAACGTGCTGCTAAAGCAGGGGCTCTACGCGTACGCCTACCGGTCGGACGACCGCGCGCTGATGGCGCGGACGCTCTCGGGGCGCGCGCTGTACACGGCGTATGCCTACTACCGCGATCCGCGACTGGGCACCGATCGCCTGCTGGCCCTTCAAACGATTGCTTATTGA